The Mustelus asterias chromosome 18, sMusAst1.hap1.1, whole genome shotgun sequence genome has a window encoding:
- the LOC144507216 gene encoding uncharacterized protein LOC144507216 produces the protein MAKVGHHWLNLPQDVLLEIFRYLTLDEKANIRATCKYLQRLIDHPTLWTNSTVVLKSLQSCNSLFWRTLRKRRIRSVVIREATQKQWQRMLNLLPDLTAVTIDVKKSLESLRTLRSLTNLQKLQLNCKLQMQDQELLREVVAFKQLTHLVLCTSAFIQNSSLCHLAELTKLQALTLHARQKSPSSTSLQYVLFRLPKLRELSLSSVDKSENLSLCFTSPEVTNSKPTECNGFEQHCVPRLQLEKLSLLNSINGPLSEAALQQLSNVSSISVSLSKLPISMDSNFVHSMLKNLPSIIELELSWTGPLAEYVKILPSNLTSLDLICTRLSDADVQLLSDSSGKTLKHLGLVLCSGITEIMLKKLPKQFPFLQSLDLSGCRLLKSDILFGFVELAFLKEIIISNNPHLTGAAMKQFRTLTDNRVHVAQKSKKNHNQCDCSFILNL, from the exons ATGGCAAAAGTAGGTCATCATTGGTTAAACCTACCTCAGGATGTATTATTGGAAATATTTAGATATCTAACGCTTGACGAGAAGGCAAACATTCGTGCAACCTGCAAGTACTTACAACGGTTAATCGATCATCCTACCTTGTGGACAAACAGTACTGTTGTCCTGAAAAGTTTACAAAGCTGCAACTCCCTTTTTTGGAGAACATTAAGAAAGAGGCGAATAAGATCTGTGGTGATTAGGGAAGCAACAcagaagcaatggcagaggatgtTGAACTTACTTCCTGACCTGACAGCTGTTACTATTGATGTAAAAAAGAGCCTGGAAAGTCTACGCACTTTGAGATCGCTCACAAACTTGCAGAAGTTACAGCTGAACTGTAAATTACAAATGCAAGATCAAGAGCTGCTAAGAGAAGTGGTTGCCTTTAAACAACTGACTCACTTGGTTTTATGCACTTCGGCATTTATCCAGAACAGTTCTTTGTGCCACCTTGCAGAATTAACAAAATTACAAGCGTTGACTCTTCACGCAAGGCAGAAAAGCCCTTCTTCAACATCACTTCAATATGTTTTGTTTCGATTGCCAAAACTGAGGGAGCTGTCGCTGAGTTCTGTGGACAAATCGGAAAATTTATCATTATGTTTTACATCACCAGAAGTAACAAATTCCAAACCGACAG AATGTAATGGCTTTGAGCAACATTGCGTTCCACGTCTTCAGCTGGAGAAGCTGAGCCTGCTGAATAGCATCAATGGTCCGCTGTCTGAGGCAGCACTCCAGCAGCTGTCGAATGTCAGTAGCATTTCAGTGAGTCTCAGCAAGCTACCCATATCAATGGACAGCAATTTTGTGCACAGCATGTTGAAGAACTTGCCGAGCATCATTGAATTGGAGCTTAGTT GGACTGGACCTCTTGCTGAGTATGTGAAGATTTTACCTTCGAACCTCACAAGCTTGGATTTGATATGTACAAGACTCTCTGATGCGGATGTGCAGCTTCTATCTGATTCTTCAGGAAAAACTCTGAAACATCTAGGCTTGGTGCTGTGCAGTGGTATTACTGAAATAATGTTAAAGAAATTACCCAAACAGTTTCCTTTTCTGCAGAGCCTTGATCTTAG CGGGTGTAGGTTGTTGAAATCGGACATTTTGTTCGGCTTCGTGGAGCTGGCCTTCCTAAAGGAAATCATAATTTCAAACAATCCACACCTAACAGGAGCAGCAATGAAGCAGTTTCGAACTTTAACTGACAACAGAGTGCACGTTGCTCAGAAGAGCAAGAAAAACCATAACCAATGTGATTGCAGTTTTATTCTCAATCTGTGA